From Daucus carota subsp. sativus chromosome 6, DH1 v3.0, whole genome shotgun sequence:
TCTTTATACATTCTTTTTGCTTTTGCCCATGTTCCATCCAACACAATCAAGTTCCTCACCTCAAAATCAATCTCCTCGGGACCAACCGCTTTTTCACTCGGAAAAAGCAGAACTGATCCAGCAGGAACTTCCATTTCAGACTCTACATTCACACTTTCTCCGTCAAATTCCCTTTCATGCACCTTTTTTACAACAAAACCTTTTTCAAATGCATCAACCATAAACCGGGAATCCACAAAACCATCAAATCCAACATTCTCTTTTCCATTCACTAGCACCATTTCCCGATTGAAAGAGCTAATAAGCCCATGTTTTCCAATACTAAAATTAACACTTTTCCCACTACTCTCATCAATGAAGACCCCATCTTTCCCCTCACCCTCTTCTCGAAACACCCGAATATCGAAATGGGCCTGAAAATTAACATCAGAAACCCATTCCACACCAAGATTCTTGAGCCCCAACACAGCAATTCTAGTGGAATTGAGTGGGTGATCCTTCTCCAAAATGTGCTGTAAAATTGTAACAGCGACAGAATTATCAAGAATTGGGGTCTTGAATCGATTACAGAGACAAATTCGCGTGGGTTTTGAACATGAAGGGCACATTGGTCTTTTGGAGCTAGTCCCCATTTTTgaaattagggttagggttttacGAAAATTGGTGCTACAATTGAAGCTTCGGTTTAAGATATTGGATCTTAGAATGGAGTGAAACGGGTTGTTTCCGGGTAGGGTTAGGGCAGCTGAGCGGAAAGGGACAAGCAGCATTGGATTGAAGATGGTTTTAGAGTTTTCAATTAGGATCCGACCCGTTGCAGCTGTTGCAGTCTTGCAGACCCGTATAATGTAGCAGAAGCAGGCAGCAGCACCGCACGAAAATTTTAAGTTCTgtagagttaaaaaaaaaattgaagtacacaaaaaaaattattatctcaaATAATAAAGTTTATTTATCTCTCTAAATGTGATGATTAACTCTTGCTCATtcctttttctcaaaaaaaaaactcttgCTCATTCCAAGAACTGTCGTAATATTTTGAGTTTAATTTGAACATTTAAgacatataatatttaatcaacAAAAACCTCACAAAACAATTGcataatctaatatttatattatatatattttatcacatattatattatatttgtaaataatatttatattattgtctTTTCTAATATGtgtttaatatatatgataataactgtatttatttatgtgatagattttgattgatgagatttttattttatatacaaattatcaTTATTTATGAGATTCAAATTGATAATCAAAATGAAATTTGTTGTATAATTACCGGGTGTTTGGAAACCTCGTGAGGCTCTCAAACAAGCCTTCTCTTGGTCATTAAACGAGGTTATGGGGCTGTTTGGGGAGGGCCTAAAAGTCcggcttctggattataagttagaagcacttattcgtaccgtttgtgtaagaagtcaagaagcacttataaaaagctaggaatgctagcttttgtttcaggacttctacttatttgccaaacactttaaccatttataagtcttaatttacttctaacttcttctccacttatttactttaagcaaaaagcacttattttaacctTACCCAAACGCCCACTATATGCTGTGGGTGTTTAAAATGGATTCATACAGTTTGGCTGATGCATGAGTCGAGGAAGATGATTGTTTGATATAGTTGTGATTGTGTTGAATTAAGTAAGCACACAAGTATAGAATTATTTAGTTTCgttattatttttaactcaTGTACTTGCACAATAGAACATGTCAGACGATGAGTCCAGCGTTATTTAGTttggttattatttttaactcaTGTACTTGCACAATAGAACATGTCAGACGACGACGCAGGGAATTGATGTGTCACTCCTCATTTTGTTTTGAATTCGTATTTAATATGTTAATGCAAGTTCAGTTTtactaataaaaaagaaaaaaaaactatccAATTGAATATTTTATCAACAAGTATACTCTATTATAAATGGATTGATTACGAGCGATCAATagcaataaataatatattatacatagTTAGAGTATCTCCAATCCAGAGAATGGTTAGAAAATGGTCATTTCTAGAATCTTATAGATAAACATTTAGTTAGCATActaaagataaaaaatatagtcaatctcTTCAATAAATAACACTTCAATCATACCACCCCTTATCAATAATTCTAGCCAACCtggatgattatatttgttcatCCACCACAAGCTCTAATAAATCTGTAGTAAaattacacataatttattaGCATATTAAAAGGATATATCCTACAGCTCCAATCTAACCAACCCCGTTGTATTAAAATGGAAGCAAGTCAAAAACTATGATTCAGCTATATTGAAAACAGTTTTAAAGAGTGCGTATATGGGATTTAAAATATGGATTTTAAGTTATTTTCGACTTTAAATTAAGAATATTTGTTTATGTAATAAGACAGGTTTAAATTTACGGaaattagtttaaaatattttttcactgacttaattttttaaaactttttattcAATAGAAAGTATCTACAAGACATAAGTTATCTATaacctatttttatttttattattatattttaatgactCATATGtcattaataagttaaaatcacttaaacagatatttaaaactctcgatttatcataaaaattatgttaAGTAATCAGCCAAGTTAAGTCATAACTTCAGTTAAATCGTTAAGTCATAAGTTGGATGAGTTAAACCGCTTCTAAACTCTGCTATGTTATCTCAGTTGTTCGATCTTTTTGGTTCGGATCGCATCAGTTCAGGTCAATTCTTTGGGTTACaaaacctaaaaaaaaaaaaaaccggtCAACAACTGCCCAAAAGAAAAACAGCTTAATAACAAACTTGTTGTAAGTTGACCATTTatgtagaaaaaaaaaattgattgccATTTAACATGTGGTCACAACTCTGATGTTTTTTCTCCATGCTCAGCTTTTTACAGTTTTACTCTCCTTCTGTTAAATTTAGTAATTCTctacttgttttttttatagCCATTTTTCtcacaagatactttctcgTATAACGAATAAAATGTTCTTTTATAGCTATTAATATCATAACAAAACTATATAAAATGTTAACCTTGGTTCCCTTTCGATCATTTTAATATTGGAATACAAATGATAATGAGTGACACTTTTTCcgtttataaaacataattctcAATTTTTTACACGCATTTCGATATATTTGAAAAggatatttgtaaatattacctttctatttttattttatctataaatataaatattatattttatacaaaacagaatttttggaaaatattatttacaattaCCTCTCCAAAAAGAAGTCAGGCTCATTATTTTTTAGGGAAACATGGAGTACTTGGTTTACTGTTCTCTGGCCCAGCTGCTAGTGGTATATGTATCCGGCCCAGTTAAAAAAGAAACCAGTTCACTCGCATCTTATCCTccataaaccctaaccctaatccCAATCCACCATCCTCTTCTCATCTTCCGTACTCAGAATATGCCCATCACCTGTTCGATCAaatgcttcaaagcatacctcTCCCTTGTTTTATCTACCCACAATTATTAATCGTGTTTGCAACACAGGTCACACTTCTATGAAAATCTTCTATGCGCCCTCTGGTAGCGTGGATGCTAACATATCTAGTCTCGCGTAACAATCCCTGCTGTTGCCATCAACTGTTGTTGCCATGGCTAATAAATTGATGTTGTTGCCATCAACTGTTGTTGCCATGGCTAATAAATTGATTCAGGGTCGATGTGAGATGGATATTAGATATTCTATTCCAATTGCCGAAATGGCAAAGAAGGAAAGAATTCGGATACTCTTCTTTGTCAAAATGGCATTATATTAATGAGGGTGTCGTCGAAGTTTGCTAAACTAATTCTCCTTCCGACAATGTCGACCGCAAAAGGCCAGGCTTGTTTATAGTTCTTTATCCAATGCCGACATGGTGGCTAGACGAGCTAACCTACTAAGAAAAGGAAGCTCATTTCAACCGATGTAAGCTCATTATGTAAATTCTCtggtattttattattttatacagGTTAAAGCACGGTAAGATTATTAAAATGACAATGCTAATCCTACAGATCGTAGACTCTCACGTAGACTCTCACAAAAGAGGTGGAGGATTTTGAGAAGGATATGGCGGAGAACACCAAAGAGCAGACCAATGCCGCTATTGACTCATTGATTATGTCATTATGACAGACATCTAGAAAACAGGTCACACTTCTACATTTATGAGGTTATCCAGATATTAGAGAAATGAGGTAGTAAAGATGATAGATTTATCAAATATTAGGAGTTGATTGTTTATACAAATGAAAGTTTGGTGGACACCCTTGATAGTGACCAAATGATATTGCATCATTGTTGCAGTCTACTTGACATGGGCAGATCCTAATGCTAGGGTGTACTTTCAAGTTCATTCCGAAGCTACTACTCTAGAGTTTCAGAAACTACCTTTGAAGTATAGTAATTTTATTGCTGCTTTGTATTGATGTTCTTTATTGCTGCTTTGTATTGATGTTCTTTATTGTTGCTTTGTATTGATGTTCATTGTTTTAGTATGTTTGATGCTTGTCTAGCTTAGTGATACTTTTTAGTGTGTTagactaaattttttatgagATGAAGCCTGTTTCTCTCATAAGGTCTAAGCATGGCTACACCCTGCTTTGGTGTATCTTTTCTTGCTggatttaaacaattaagttaCCAAAATAAAGAATCACAGACTTATGCAATGCAaggatttttttaaattttccggTTATTCATTTATCAATGGTCTATTGTATGATTGTAACATATGCTATTGCAAGTTGTTTGGTAAAATGATATTTCTTGACACGATATACAGGTGACCTGCAATCCAATGCACTCTACTTTGAAGGCTTTTGTTTCctggttaatgagcccggttaatGATAATCGGAACCTCAAACTCATGTGTTGGCATTTGTATTAACAATTTTATGACATGGAATGAGAACTCAATCCCACTTAGAGGGTAAATCATTCATTACACTCCTCTTGGGATAGCTATTCTCATACCACTCATACCCATTATCCCATTCACATTCCGACTCACGATCCAAACACTCCCTTTATTTTGGTTACATTGCCTTTCTGCACTACTAATATTGTTATCTCACAGAGTAGTTGAGGTACTATGAGCATATAATTTGAGTCAAGTCTTTACCCTTGTTTTTGAATGTGGATTCTCTGTCCTCATTCTTCCCTAATTTATTGAGATACATAAGAAGCAAACATTCTAAGAATTGGGGCATTGAAGGGGACTGGTTCTAATGTTAAGTTACTGTCAATTCTGAATTAGTTATCAGCCTGATAATGTATCAGGAGGAAACAGTAGCGGAAACGACGACCGAGTGAAGAAGTCGAGTGCATCCAGGGACGGAGTTCATTTCGTCCCCCACAAATTAACAAATCTTGATGATCCcgtcaaatatatatagaaatctCATGTAAATATGGATTTTGTGCATAAAAATTCGTGAACTGTCAATAAAATCTAGATTGTCGGGATGTATTTTTTGCATAAAAAAATTtcgaccccccccccccccccaaccaaAATTGTTTTTCTGGTTCCGTCTCTGAGTGCATCAAGACACGCTTGGAATTGGAGGTCATGGATGCTTAATAAGTGGTGGTGGTGCGGAGTGCTAACAGAAATTGTGGAAAGAGTGCTTCCATCATATGTAATGTCTTGCTCGAGTATCTGGAGAAATATACTGCGCCTTAGAAGTTGATAATTACAGTGTGTATTGGTGCAAAATCAAATCACATTTATTCATCAGAAGTGAATCAAGAGTTGAGAAGTAAATGTCTGTTGAACATTTGTATGCACATAACACTTAAATAAGGACTCTTGATAATTCTTTTTGTATACTAGTGTTCATTCTGTCATAAATATAAGGTTTAAGAAAACAACTCGAAACAAAAGATAACAGTAACACCATACAGATACCAGGCAGATTATGTTGATGAACAGTTGAACTgctttaaaactaaaaaactgAAATGAAATGTACTTCCTACATCAGTTTGTGGTGAGCCTGACAAATCAGTAGAACTCTGTACAAGTACCGAAGTACTGTTTCATTTCTACAAAGCgtagaaattattttatatttatgacaGTGATAAACCAGCAAATACTAAGCTCTCTATTTATCACATATTTTCTGTCATATACAACACAATGAACAAAGATCCTACATGTAACAATAACATGTGAGACAGATAGACAACATTTAGACATGTCAATCAATGCCAATTTTACATGATTCCCTTGAAAGTCATACGAGTGTGATACACTAAAACTATAACCGTAACTGTACAAACCTAGTGCTGGCCCACATTATAGATAAAATGTTTAAACATGAGCCCATTTTCTGAGGTTCAGCAATTGCTCTGCCTCCAGTATTTTGGGGGCATAGACGGACACTTTTCATTCATATGGGGGTACGGCTGAACTGTATTGTATTCGGGTAGTTCCATTCTATACTTTCCTTTAATCTGGCAATAAGGAAGCTTCACCGTGTCCCCATCGTTGCACCACTTTGGAAGGCGGCTCAAGTCATTCTCGAAAAAATTAAGTGTGTAGGCATCTCTGATCTGCATATTCACAGAATCATATCATATATCCTAATAAATCCAA
This genomic window contains:
- the LOC108226498 gene encoding uncharacterized protein LOC108226498, whose translation is MLLVPFRSAALTLPGNNPFHSILRSNILNRSFNCSTNFRKTLTLISKMGTSSKRPMCPSCSKPTRICLCNRFKTPILDNSVAVTILQHILEKDHPLNSTRIAVLGLKNLGVEWVSDVNFQAHFDIRVFREEGEGKDGVFIDESSGKSVNFSIGKHGLISSFNREMVLVNGKENVGFDGFVDSRFMVDAFEKGFVVKKVHEREFDGESVNVESEMEVPAGSVLLFPSEKAVGPEEIDFEVRNLIVLDGTWAKAKRMYKENPWLKSLPHLKLDLDKLSLYGEVRNQPRAGYLSTIESIVYALKALGENSEGLDGMLDVFASMVGDQRRCKDERLSMAD